The following DNA comes from Musa acuminata AAA Group cultivar baxijiao chromosome BXJ1-4, Cavendish_Baxijiao_AAA, whole genome shotgun sequence.
ATTTAATGTGTCTTTTCAAATAACAGGAATCAGAAATAAGAATCAAAGGCATCTACTTTCCCAATTGATGTCCATATTATATCAAAGCATGAAGTCAAACCTGAAAAGTGTTCCTCCTTTGAGTCCTTTAAAGTTGTGAATGTAGTAGACTGTCTCCAACTTGGGTAGGAATGTCTTGGTAAGTGCAGCCAACTTGGGATAGAAGAATTGTGGATAATCTAACTCATTAAGGACAGTAATAAATGAAAATTATGTGGCAAGATCTCTATATACTTCTACACTGGCGATGATCAAGAAGATGCATATACTATAGACCAAGGTTCATAATTTCATGTGCTGGAAGTGTACCAGTCAAGGCTAGGACTGGTATTATACTGGTATACCGAGTGTCGTTAtattaggtttaaaaaaaaatcctgaAAACAGAATGAAAAAACAAGAAACAAGGAACTATCCAGGACAATGTTAGATTACCCTCGTCCATGTACCGGTGGATCATCGGACCGGTAAAATATTTACCAAATCGTATCGGGGGTGTTGCAGTCCTCGGTATACACTACTCGACAAACTATTGCACTTTCTTTTCTCAATGGATATTTAATGTAGAATGTCAGCAAGAagcattaaaatataaattacatCAATCGTGATAGCATTTTGTGGAAGCATTGCTCCCATTTCTACCACTGAAACGAAGCATTTTCTCCTCGTGTTTCAATTCTCTATATGTAGCATTTTGCTGTAATAACCATATGATTGGATTTGAGTCAAGAACCAAATTGATgcaaatatattttctcaaagtcTTGGTGATGATGATACCTAAAAATAATGATTTCCATTTGTCAGAACAATTGGTCAAGCTTAACTGTATCCTTTAAACTAATTAATTAGTGTGACATGGGGGAAATCTTGCATCTTACTTGACAAAAGGATACATAATATGTTTGAAGGTCACCTgccattaagaaaaaaaaaggaactttTTTCCAATGTTTGTTGGTGATATGCTCTGCATATATAAGTTTAGAATTCTCTACTTCTTAGCAAATCAATCATTCTTTTATCATTTTGATCCCAACTGGATCTGATTTTAGAACTAATAAATAATGTAAATGGAAATTAAGGTAAGTTCCAAGAATCATGTAGATTGAATCAAATATAAGCCTATAGAggatacatccacttctgatccgATCAAGTTCTCCATTGAAGATAATTAGCCTTCGCCCGGTATTTACAACTGCTTCCTTGTAAAGTTCTTCCACCACAAGCATTTCTGTGAAACAATGAATTCATCCTTTAAATCTACAGAAATCAAATAGATAACTCAGAAGGATCAACAAAGCTTACCATTGACATTGAAGTAGGGATATGCAACCAAGAACATTTCGTCGTCTGGCTTTACGCGATCTGTCATTTTGACTTTGGTTATGAAACCGAAATCCTCAAAAAATGATGGATTTGTTAGGTAATCAAGCTTTAGTGCAGTCCCTTCAAATGCTGATCTTCTTGCAAATTCAACTTCATTTGCCTCTGGGAAGAACTGTACACACAAAAAATTTGTGTTGCACTTTGTTTACagacttagattttgtagtttggACTGCTTTTACCATTACAAATCAGATCAAAGCACTCAATTTGATCCTCTGATCTTTTTTTTCCATACGCTAGCAGATAAATATCGGATGTATAAGAACAGATCTGATTCATCTGGGAAAGTACATACCACTCGCGTTCGAGTAGATTTTTCGGGAGCTATTAGGCGATCACAGAATCCTCTGATTAGCTGCATGCATTCGGTCATCTCAATCCCCCCCTCACCATCACCTAATCACAATATTGGCATGAATTATGATGCATTAGGGTATATTTAGCATGCTAAGGGAAGATATTTGAATGAGAAGAACCTGGCACAGATTCTAGTCCAGAAGTAGGAAACTCAATCTCCTGTAAGAGAAAGTTAattctgcaaactgacttctccaTGTTCATAATTCACAGGATTGGTTAATCATCTACTCACCAGCAGTTGCTTGTCATCCTTTAAAGCCAGTGCAGTTGCTTCTTTCGCCTGAGATCAGTAAAAGGAGGAAAACATCACTCCATTGGCTTGTCATGCTTAGCTCTACTATCATATGATGGTGATATGGGTAAATGACACATTGAAAGTTGAGTGTCACGTCGACACCAAGTCGGATGACTAGTCAGCCTTGTGTGTCAACGATCAGTCAGACATACCATCAGCACACGAAGTTGATGGTAACTCTGATGGTTCAGACGACTCTTTATGTTCAGATAATTGGAAGGGTCTTGTCTGGTACACCCGACTCAGTTTCTTGTAAGCCATTCGACTGAATCCATTCCTCATCTCGACATCAGTCGTGACGAAAGAGATACCACACGAATAATGTTTGGCACTAGAAGAAGCCCCCATAATGTCACAAGAAAATCGAGCCAATAACCAACGGGGGAGTAAACCATCAAATCCACACCATACTTTTCTATCTTCATTCAACCTTAATCAATAAGCATCAACAACTACATCACCTATCCTGTTCTTGAGTCACACTTGTGAGATGTTTCTTGCCTAATCAAACCATAAATATACTGCTTACAACCTTGCTAGGATAAAGCTCGTCTACATATCATCCAAAGGATCAGTACAAGATTTGATGGCACTATTGCATTACATCTAGattatagtgtgtgtgtgtgtgtgtgtgtgtttagctGGAATCAACTAAATCGTTGGTTTGCAGCCTCATCAATGCTTCCTTAATTCCAAGCAAATGCACAATCTCAATTAGCTTGTCTTGCTGATCCTTTCTTCTCCAATCGCTTACCTCCACCATGACAGCTTACAAGTTGTTCGAGTAGAATTGGTGAGAGGAGGAACTTATGATGAGTACCAGTTGATGGTTTTGCACAGCAGAGCGAGTGATTTGCTTGCAAGATTGAGTGACATCGAACTAAGGATGACTTGGGAAGCACCTGCTGGAGGAGCTCGAAGTAGTCTCGGGGAAATTCCACGCCGGACTCGACTTCGCCGTCACGGTTAGCGGTGACCAAGCACGAAGCAGAGTCCTTTCTCTTCGCCCCCCACGCAGATCTGCTACAGCCGAGGCATCGACTCGTCCCAACGTCAACCCTTTGGCGCGGCGGCGGAGTGCTGAAGCGGTTCAGCTTGCAAGATGGCGAAGTGGATCGGAAGCACCGGGATCGATCGGGGCGGTGGTGGAGCTGTACCGAGTTAGGGAGTGAATAGACGGTGGCCGACGGTGGCCCGGAGGTCGAAGAAGGGATGGACATAGGCATCTTGGGAGGGTGGTCGGGTGGTGGAGGGAGATGGGAGAAGCCTTATCTGGCATCCTAGCGTGGAGAGTTGTGTGGCTCTCGTTGACTTAAGGAGACCGAGGACCTGTGTCAGTTATCGGTTATGACAGTTAGTTGCCTTCATCGTATTGGGATCCTATAAGATACTGAGCTTATTTTTCAGCAGACATCCTAATAGTTAGTGCGTTATATTcataatgaaaatgataaattgaTCCTAATGGTTAGTGCGTTATATTcataatgaaaatgataaattgaTTCATTGGCatctccgtctgcaaaggtcaatcTATCTAAAACCTTTTATAATCCTTTTTACAAGATGGACTAGAGAAAACATTTAACTTAGAAGCCACAAATAATCATTTCAATAAATACTTGATAAGCaatacaaaatataaatattgGCTTCGCAAACTTTGAATGATTGCACgacaaagagtctaaaataatGTACAGACCAAAGGCTTCACATATACTCATATGTCACTATTGCGGAACAACACAACAAACTAGCCCGAGACATTACCCCAAAGACTCATTCAGTCATGTACCATTTTGTAAAACTAAAAAACCTTCAAAATAATTACCTAGATGACTTGTTTCTGAATAGTTTTACCTCTGCGTAATGACTGTACACAATTtgtattcaaaaaaatatttcatttctAGTTTCATCATTGAAGTGCCACAAAAATGGCAACAAacttttctttcttctatttGTATCAATCATTGACGAGTGATTCTGTCTACCAAAATGTCAGTACTAGAAACATTGTGAAAGATCATAAGAGGCTAATATGATTGAAGTTAAGAATGGAGGGTTTTTGGGCATAAAACATTTCCTTGGAGAAAGAAAAGGTGGTTGAATATGTTTACCATGACCAAACTGTACCTGTGTGGTGTTGATCAGAACAATGTGCTAACTAATATCAGCATACAGACTGCATGGATTCATGGAGATCAAAATGAAATGCTAGAAAGAACAGATTTTACTGTATGGTTCAGCTACACTGCCCCACAAGTGCACAAAAACAAAGCAACACACATGAACAGGTCATGGCAAAAGAGCTGTATGGATCCAACAGCTTTTTCCAATAAAATCCCTCTCCCAGTTGCCACCGGCCACCATCCAACATGCACTGAGCACTGGTAACTCTTCTGCTTCACATTATAGAAACAAATAAATCTATCAGGCAACAATGGACAAACACCAAGACTTGTTGCTCTGCAGTCAATATAGTATCAAAACTGTGTGCCTTGATTACATTATGATGTACTGATCAGTGATTAAGGATTCTATGATTGTATACAAAACCTTGTCTACATTGAAGATCTAAACCAAGTGGTTTGAGCCTGAAAATGTTTCGGAAGCTTGGGAATAACTCATCCTGATGCTCCTATAACTGGGGCTTCCTTTTCATCGTCTCATTGTTCATCCTTTGCGGACTCCTTGGTTAACATGCGCTGCCCCTGTGTTAAATTCCTTCCAAAACAAGGGAGTCCACCAAAAGATACACTTACCTCGAGATAAATTAAATCTTAGAAACAAGGATGGTATGAATTAACAATGCAGAGACGAAAAAATAACACCTGTATGGTTACATTACACTAAAACTGTTATCTTTCTTTGTGCAGATTAATCGCTTATAATAAGCTTCACTACTAAGCCACTTCAACGTTTTACTTTCTCGCACATAGAAGAGCGATAAAACAAGCAAAATAGCGCCTTTTAATGTATACAGAACAGACATGCTAGGCATGTATAAGCTGTAGAACATGATTAATAATAGCATTTGCAATCAGTTGCCGACTATAGGATCTTCTTGCGGCTGAGGCCAACAGGAACTGATAGGACTATCTTAACCATAGATCAAGACAACCTTCTGACTTGGTAAAAATAGAAGAAATTTGCCAGTTGCTATATAATACACATCAAACAATTGGAGTCATACTTGATCCACTTGATAATCTTTCAGAATTTGCAAGAGTTATGATCTGAAAAACCTTAAGAACTACATCTCCTGTGAGTGTTGGCATTCGATATGCACCTTCTAAAATTGCCTGAAGATATCATTCAATTAACATCCATTTTAAGCAAGCAATTGTTTCTTTAACATCTGCCTATCGAGAGGAACAAGTAATGCTTACAATTGGTCGAAAGCTAGTCATTAGAACTGCTAATACACTTTAGTAGAAGACTGAGGTCTGTGTTTGTATAGTCATGACATAGGATTTATTGCTACTAAATCGCTGCTAAATGGAAAATGATTGCTGCATTCCTAGTCAAGATAACAACTAAAGAATGAAAAAGAGTTTACCGCAATCGAGCAAACCTTGTTCAGTTAAGTTTGGTTTGAAATTGAATTCGAGCTTGGTTTTCATGGATCAAATAGATCTGATCTTGAACAATCTGTGGACTGACATGAGCTGAGTTGTTTGTGAACAGCATGCTTTCTGCGCTCTGCACAAGTGTTTGCTGTATATCTCCAAAGATCGAGACTTTTTGAGACGATTAATCATCCGAAATCTCGAAATGAGTAAATCAATGGTCGAAATACGCAAGCGGAAATCCAAAACAACATAACATAGCATTCGACGTAcgagaaagaaaaagatgaaacaagcctaatcgaaggcgaagagaaaaAAGATAAACGAGAAAGACTCGATTTGACCTCCAAGCGTCGAGACCCAGCAGCCGGGAGCCGCGCTAAAAGGGGAGACCATCGCTTTCCGCCTCCGATTCAGTTGGTGCAAGGCGGTAAGCGGCCCCTCAGACCCGGATCGAGGCGTTCCCGACCTGCACCAAGCGAGCCAGAGGCGGCGTGGACTTTCGAACCGCAGCCGCCGCCGAGGCGGCGTAAAGGAGCGGCACGTCTCGCGATGTGCCATATGGTGCTGCTATTTATCGGTCAAAGGTATGAACGTGATCATGCCACGTGGGATCAGATATACTATTGAGGATCCAACGGTGAATAACCCGCCCGGATCAAAATTGACTATTTAATAATATCTAGATCATGTTAAATCTATGCTagcttttattttcatttttttctgtaATTAACCATATGAATCTGTTGAGtagttaataaataatatatatataataatttatgtTGTGAGATAGATTTACAGAGTTaaaaaagaaattttattcataaaatatcatgagaataaattgagagaaaattatttaatatagtaTGTGTATATGCTCAAGAaactgaaattaaaaaaaaaataaaattattaattagataaaataattaattttcttaagcCTTGATTTGAGTAGATTAGATAGATTTCTTGTTTATTAGATAAAATATACTCTCATGGGATAGATACTGAATTAGTCATGGGATAAAATATACTCTCttgttaattagataaaatatactcTCATTCAATTTAAGTAGATTAGATAGATACTGAATTAGTCATGGGATTTCTTGTTTATTAATGTATAATTGATTTAATCTCGACATTAATTTAAGATCAAATAAGATCTAGATGAAGATGAAAAAGAGTAGTTAATCAATTCTTTCATATTTAGATAAAGCTTCACACTCATTTAGTATTTCTTGAAGTGTAAGGTTCATAAAATAGTGGGATTTCGTGTATTGTACTAAGTCTCGAAAAAAAAGCTTTAAAAGCACTGAAAAATATAAGCTCTTATTTGGGATGGTCGAAATAAAATTCAAAGGAATGCCCCCATGCTATTTATTTTATGAGTTACAAGTTATCTTTGactcatagttgttgtggataccCTCTGCAAACGATTTGGAGCACCGAGTGAAGTTATTGGATCATCATACAACAGATTGACTGCATTCGGTTTCCTTTATCTATTGAAGTTATTGGGAGCGTCGATTCTGATTCTTGATCTTATGGAATCAAAACCATCAATTTCAGAATTACGATCAGGGCAACATGATAGATGatgagaagtagaagaagaagatggaagaTGGACTTCATTAATACTGCCATCTTCCATTGGCagcaatgatataaatagatttgaatgttatataaataaaaaaaattgaatcagatgtctcaataaaaaaaaaaaaataaaaaaaaaaaatttatacacATATTTAGTTAAATAAGAgtcatttgaatcaacttgatatATTTCTATAATAATAAGTCATTAAGTTTTACCTATTTTGGATCGATTATATTTTTAGCCTAAAGTGCAACTTAGCATCTTTTGTTAAATAAAGaacaattaaattttatttatatttttttggtaaaatcgtattaaattttatttattatttaattattatttaaaaaatgtaattataaaatattttctgtAAATTTATacattaataataaaaattttggtAACCTTACGTCCCATCTCGCCCCACTTGACCACAAACCACCACCACCGCCTTCTTCTATCCTTCTATCTTCTGGTCTCGCTCTCTCTGGGACCAAAGTCGAACACCTGGACCCGGGAAGCATGTCTCTCCTCCCGACACCTCCTCATTCCACTCTCACCGTCACCTCCACCATCCCCGCCTCCACCACCTCTCTCGCCGCCCCCCGCCCCGCCGTTATTCTTCCCGTTGACCTCTCTCTTCCTCCCTATCTGAGCATGATTACGTGCTGTCTTTTGTTGACTTGTTTCGTGGACCGCAGGGACTGGGGAACAACACCGGGGACTACAAGGACCTGGTGTCGACGCTTAGGGAGGTGTACGGCGTGCCGTCGGTGGTCACCAAGGTCTCTCGCGTCGACTGGCTCCGCAACGCCGCCGGATTGCTCGACCCCAACTACTGGAGGGGCACCCTCCGCCCGCGGCCCGTCCTCGACTGGTACCGCGCCGTTCCTTCGCCGTTGGGTCCGATCAATGCAACAGCCGACCGGTGGTCGAGACCTCTTGGCTTGTTTCTTGCGGTCTCTTTGTCCACTTATTAGCTCTTCGTTGTCAGGTACCTCGAGAGAGTCGACGAGGCCGTGGCCGAGGCTAAGCAGCTCTTGGCAGATGGTAATCTCCTCAGGCGTTTGATTGAACTGAAGCTGTTTGATAGATTTCCTGTGCCATTGTAGGACATTCCGACCTGTTCTTTCTTAGCAAGCTCAAATCTTTCCGTCTTCGAGTGATCAGGAACTGATATGTGCTATACTTGAAATTTCTGGTGGAAAGATTCACATAATGTGTAGCTAGAAAGTTGGTTGTCCTAAAATCTTGGTAGATTTTGTTTCGATTCAGGCTAAATTGATCTCTTTTCCTTCGCGATTTTCTTAGATTGGATGTTAGGTGGCTCGTGCCCTCACAGATTGGTTGTTGATAAGAAGCCTTGTATTAGAATTCAAAGTTGAAAGTTAATGCCTTGCATTAGATTGTTGTGGAAGTCATCACGGAAAGTGTGCTACAGTGTGAACTACTGCTGACAAGCTTCATCCAATGTAGCAATAGAGTTGCTTTCTCCAAGATAAATGAATGGTTGATTTACTCGCAATAGACTAAACTGCTCTGTTTTCCTTTACAAGTTGAGCATTGTTGTTAATAAGCTTGGTTTTGCACTTTTCACTTTCCATGTTTTGGTTTGGGACAATGAGATGTGAAACTTCGTTTTTAACTCTATGCAGATGGGAAGATATCGCTTATAGGTCATTCGGCAGGAGGATGGCTTGCGCGTCTGTACTTGGAAGAATTTGGGGCATCTAACATCTCCTTGCTTCTAACTCTTGGATCCCCTCACTCGTATGGTTTCTGTGGTTCCTTTACTACTTTCATCATATTTTGATCGCTGATATAAAACAATTTACCATATGATAGTATTGACATGTACATATTTTGCATCAATTAGCTTAAAATGACAACGCTGTGGAAATTGGTTTTCGCCCAAGCGATTCATCGAGCAAATGTAAAATTTGACTTTCAATTAAGCTCAGACTCACTGAAATTACTGTAATCACACCTGTAGGATATGAATCCAGGTACTCGAGGGATACAAATCTCATGATGAATTTCTAGggcttttgtttctctttttggTGATTCCTCGTCTACTTGATCAACGAATCGTCTGATATTTTCAGGGCACCACCGAAGGGTTTGCCTGGAGTCATCGATCAAACCAGAGGCCTGCTGGATTATGTTGACAAAAACTGTGCACCCGCTGTTTATACACCAGAACTAAAATACATATGTTTCGCCGGAAGGTACTTTTATCGGTGTTGCACAAATTCAACAATAAGATTTGGCATGCAATTATTAATTTGAATACTTGGTCTCCTGTTGCATATATTCTGCTGCACATATACACATTTGACAATAAGCAAGCCGAGCATTCTAGTGTGTCAGTCTTGGCAGTGTCATATGCACACTATGGCATTACATAATTTTAGATTTAAGCTGATAGCTGGTATTGATCAGATTCATATTTTGAAGATGTTTGCTTTATTGGTTAAGGCATGAGTAATATGTGATACCACCAAAAAGAGTCCAACATATGGTATGTTATGTATTATGTCATATTACCTTGGGCAACTCTCTTGAGAAGGATTTGAAACATGAAAGTTCTAACTTCCACTTGAATCTTTGTTCGATAATCAACTATACAGCGACAGATAATTGGATGGGAGAGAAACAAGTAACGATAGCAAGGCTGCATTTTACACCGAGTCTAACCTATTAGGAGTTTCTGTCACTAAAACTCGCTACTTTTCCAGGTATATCCGAGGAGCTCGTTTGGTTGGCAATTCCAAGGACACTTCCAATAATTTGAATCCAGTTGATGAGGAGCCAAATGATTCTGAGTTGATCAAAGATAATGGCAACAAGAAGTCACTCTCAGCTACCCCCAATTTACGCGCTCGATTTATCGGTCAAGGTTATAAGCAGGTATAAGAATATTCATTTGAACGACAGATATGTGATGTTGCATGCATACAAGTCAGAGGATCCATCATGGTTTGGAAGCTGTAATTTCTTTATGATATCGGGAATGACTAGTAGATTATGTTAGCTAGTAGCATCAATTACGGCAACCATTAACAGATTGCTGTCTTTGCTTACCATGTTCTGATTTCATGGTCAGTCAAGAAAACCAGACTCTTTCAATTAAGTTGATTACCTTTGTGGAAAAGAAGTTTAGATTCAGGTTTTCTTTTATGTGAAAAAATGCTTCCACCAAGATAGTTTCAAACTAATGGCAGGCATCCTGTTTGCAGGTGTGTGGAGAAGCTGATGTTTGGGGAGATGGTGTTGTTCCTGAAGTGTCTGCGCATTTAGAAGGTGCACTAAATATCAGCTTGGATGGTGTGTATCACTCTCCGGTGGGATCTGATGACACAACGAGGCCTTGGTATGGTTCTCCATCTGTGCTTGAGAAATGGGCACATCACCTTTTGACTTAATTACTTGATTGGAGAAAGAATAGGAAGAAACTGTTCTTCCTAGCAATATTTGTAACATGAAGATTTTTCTCCATTGCAATATTCAGTTAAGTATCAGAGTGCTTTCACTATCTTCAAAAGTTGAAGGACCATTTACAAATATATCTCCTCTCCTTAAAAATTCCAAGGCTTGCGTAGTGCCACTCAATTAGAATCAACTTTTGATCATGGGATTCTAATATTTAGCTGATGATGTCTCAACTTAGGTGTGATGCATCACAGTTCGGTTCAAGTTCGATTGGATCCAAAGAACTGACCAAAAACCAGGTCAATAGTTCGATCCAAAATACACGGTTCGGTTTCAAATCAAATCGAACCGTAACCAATATCGATTCTTACATGGTTTAAGCTTAGATATCATACAAGTTTAGGAAACTAAAATAATTAACTTACACAAATCCCTCAGTGGTACCATTTGCATTTCAAATGGCATCAAATTCTAGCATCTGGCAGAAGACTGACATGACCATGTGAAATCAAGTCTGCAAACATGTCTATCTCGATGTAATTTGGAAAGACAAAAGTCTAAAGCTAAAATGGTATCAAGCTTCGATGATCCAAAAACATATCAATATCCGAGAAAAGATGAACCAAAGGATGATAACCACATTACGGAAAAGCCAAATCGTTCATGGAGATGGCGgagagttcaaaataaaaaacacTGCCAATGATCCTGATTACTCGTTATGTGATACCAAAACAACGAGCAAAACACAAACATGAAAACACCAATATGACTCCGTTGATTTCAGTTAGGCTTGAGGAAATGAGGAGCAATCAGCTTCGATATTTCCAACATCCCAACTTTGTCTCTTCCATCAAATATACTCTTCAGCTTAAAGTCACACTGAATCTCCCTCTTGTTTGATGGGTTCtgcatttgaattacaaatgtaaTCAGCAAAGAACAAATTTCAAGAACCAGACTGCTGGCTATACACATGCAAAATCTATTAACATCGTATATATGTTTAATCAACAGCAATCGCACAACCGCGTTGCACATCTCTTAGGTATATCACATGAATACTATGGAAAGATCTCATATCAAAAGGTCTTTAGCCTTTTGTGTAATCTGTGCATCAAGAAGAGCATGATTGGAATGTCAGCTCAGAGAACATTTCAATTAACTtatcaaaacaaaaaaatatttcaattagccACAGGCTTTCCTTTAAAGAATCACCTTTCCCAATCAACAAACTAGTAGAAtaatttagtaccaataattatAATTCTGTTGTATATGAGAGATAATGCAGCTTTTGCTAGTGGAGAAGAAAAAAATAGACAAACTAATATTGCAAATACTCTTTTCTAAGGAGTAATCCCTCCAAATTGGCTAAAATGCAACAAAATGAGCATAAACATTTCCTAATTTCAGGTAATGTAATGAATTGTTACCTCTTGTGAAGATCTTCTATAGGGATCTAAATACATCATTTTTCCATCATAGAGAGAAGGAAGCTCAGTGATATATTCTTATGTTTTGGACAACAGGGAAAGCTGATGGCAATTTTTAGAGAAACCCCAGTCACATCATCCAGATATTAAAGTCTCTATCTGATGCAGATCAGTGTCAACTGCTTTTGAGAGAATGTTCAATAAGATCCACACACTATCATCATTTCTCTTATTTCTTCCCTAGCAGGAGGAAAAGAACTATCGGATGCCAATTTCAGGAGTCTTAAAATTTGAATATGTGATACTTAATAGAAGCAGGACTCCTTAGCAGAAACAAAAAGATCACCACCTGTTTGTTTTCCTATCCAGATTTTAGACAGCAGATGAGTAGCTATAATAGTTACTACCGCAACCAAGAACAGGAAAATAGCAGGGTATCGAACTAGGTGAATACTAATTCGAGAGAGAACCAAATATATCTTGCACTAAccataaaccctaaacccctaaaccctaaatcACAGAAGAATGGGGACTTAGGTAATTCAAAGCACGAAGGGATTACGACCTGAAGCTGGTTGAGCTTGATGTGATCCCATATCTTTTTGATGGCCCCGGTACGCGAGATCTCTGAGGCACCGACGAACTTTTCCATGGCCCGGGAGACGGGGAGCGGCTTGAGGATGCCGGCGGTCGCTTTGCCGGCCGCCTTCGGGGCGGGGGCCTCCACCTTTGCCCCCGCCTTCGCCGCCGCCATGAGGGCCCTGCAGCCACCCAAAACCCTAGCCATGGTTCTCACTCACCCTTCACTCAAGTTCCAAACGACGCGAATAATACAGCAAGGCCAAGGGTTTCTTCTATATCCCCCTTCGTACAGCGAGGCGCCGATTTCACGGCACGACTTGAGACACGGAACCACAATCGGCGATGAAGCACGACAGGTTCGAGTCACGAATTGCGCTGCACATAGCAGACGCACCGTTCCGACGCCGCGCATTTTGCCTCCGCATGTATGCCGCGTCAGTCCATCGCGAGCGAAGTCGTACGTAAGGGAGCTTTCAtctacaaaataataataataatgatcagcTTAAAATATTTGATCTTTCAAGGACAATAATACTGAGCGAAATAGTATTTTATACGATCCATTATCATCCTTACACTTAGGATGCCATTAATATACTGATGCTGATAAAAGGTATGACATAACATGATAcatgtattattattatatctGTATATTTTGATCATTTAGCTATTGCTTTCCCTATAGTTTTTCAATTA
Coding sequences within:
- the LOC135642856 gene encoding protein LPA3-like — protein: MPMSIPSSTSGPPSATVYSLPNSVQLHHRPDRSRCFRSTSPSCKLNRFSTPPPRQRVDVGTSRCLGCSRSAWGAKRKDSASCLVTANRDGEVESGVEFPRDYFELLQQAKEATALALKDDKQLLEIEFPTSGLESVPGDGEGGIEMTECMQLIRGFCDRLIAPEKSTRTRVFFPEANEVEFARRSAFEGTALKLDYLTNPSFFEDFGFITKVKMTDRVKPDDEMFLVAYPYFNVNEMLVVEELYKEAVVNTGRRLIIFNGELDRIRSGYYPQFFYPKLAALTKTFLPKLETVYYIHNFKGLKGGTLFRSYPGPWKVLRKLRGRYICLHQQEEMPSLKEVALNILPSA
- the LOC103980705 gene encoding uncharacterized protein LOC103980705, whose product is MSLLPTPPHSTLTVTSTIPASTTSLAAPRPAVILPGLGNNTGDYKDLVSTLREVYGVPSVVTKVSRVDWLRNAAGLLDPNYWRGTLRPRPVLDWYLERVDEAVAEAKQLLADDGKISLIGHSAGGWLARLYLEEFGASNISLLLTLGSPHSAPPKGLPGVIDQTRGLLDYVDKNCAPAVYTPELKYICFAGRYIRGARLVGNSKDTSNNLNPVDEEPNDSELIKDNGNKKSLSATPNLRARFIGQGYKQVCGEADVWGDGVVPEVSAHLEGALNISLDGVYHSPVGSDDTTRPWYGSPSVLEKWAHHLLT
- the LOC103980707 gene encoding protein TRI1; amino-acid sequence: MARVLGGCRALMAAAKAGAKVEAPAPKAAGKATAGILKPLPVSRAMEKFVGASEISRTGAIKKIWDHIKLNQLQNPSNKREIQCDFKLKSIFDGRDKVGMLEISKLIAPHFLKPN